In one Dreissena polymorpha isolate Duluth1 chromosome 7, UMN_Dpol_1.0, whole genome shotgun sequence genomic region, the following are encoded:
- the LOC127838689 gene encoding uncharacterized protein LOC127838689 codes for MESAMSDFINNSSNNINSTLATSVGTMVKAASDIKANATVAVQQLVKEIHLLKDQLKVLTIYFRARITNSKTYLSYNQDVVFPSVEVNEGQVYDSSTGKSTASVSGMYQFSAQYCVYGTTYAYLEIVHQGKTLQRSSHSDYPAGGFANYPCVTMQVSSSVAMGHQVWVRSTGSTTLYADSQRYTSFSGTLIHL; via the exons ATGGAGTCTGCAATGAGTGATTTTATTAACAATTCTTCTAACAATATAAACTCGACGTTAGCTACAAGTGTGGGTACCATGGTCAAAGCTGCTTCAGACATAAAAGCAAATGCTACAGTGGCGGTGCAGCAACTCGTAAAGGAAATCCACCTTCTCAAAG ACCAGTTAAAAGTCCTTACAATATACTTCCGTGCGCGAATTACGAACTCTAAAACATACCTATCATATAACCAGGATGTTGTCTTCCCGTCGGTGGAGGTCAACGAAGGTCAAGTGTATGATTCTTCAACTGGAAAGTCCACTGCCTCCGTCTCTGGAATGTATCAGTTCAGTGCGCAGTATTGTGTTTATGGCACGACATATGCTTACCTTGAAATCGTGCACCAAGGCAAGACACTACAGAGGTCATCTCACAGTGATTATCCTGCTGGTGGTTTTGCTAATTATCCATGTGTGACTATGCAGGTATCATCATCGGTTGCCATGGGACACCAGGTCTGGGTGCGCTCGACAGGATCGACCACGTTGTACGCAGATTCGCAAAGATACACTTCATTTTCTGGCACATTGATTCATCTTTAA